One Candidatus Nitronauta litoralis genomic window, TTGGAAGCAGCCGTCGAATCTGGTTAATGCGGGTTGCGTCTGCCGGATGTGTCGATAAAAATTCAGGAGGCTGCTGGGAGCCTGTCTTCACACTGGCAAACCTTCGCCAGAATTGTTCAGCTTCCGCCGGGTCGTATCCCGCCTTGGCCATGTAGATGGTCCCAATTTCATCCGCTTCGGATTCCATTCCGCGACTGAAGGGCAGCATCACTCCCAGTTGCGCGCCAAGTCCCAATGCGCCCATGATCATTCCGCGCTGACTGTTGTCGGCCATGCTGATTGCAGCAGTTGCCATGCCTGCCTGTACCACCATGTCCTGGGACATACGTTGTGCACCGTGTCGGGCGATTACATGGGCAATTTCGTGTCCCATCACCGCCGCCAGCCCCGCTTCATTTTTGCAAACAGGAAGCATGGCGGTGTAGATTGCCGTTTTACCCCCGGGCAGCGCAAAAGCATTGAGCTGGTCGGATTCAATCAGACGGAATTCCCACTTAAGGTTCGGCATGTTGGTCACTGCAGCAATGCGCCTTCCCACGCGCTCGACCACCGCTGTGTAGTCCTTATTTGGAGACAGTGTTTCTTTCTCAAGGACCTGCTGAAAGGCCTGCTCGCCAAGCTGCATTTCCTGCGAGAACGGTACGAGAATAAGCGCACTTTTGCCGGAAACCGGGGTGGTGGTGCAGCCGGTAAGGCTCCAACTGAGCAGAATAAGCAGGGTCGTCAGGAATCGATACATGCCTCATTATAGGATTTACAGACAGCCAGTTGCAAGGGTCAGTTGAAAGTTGCGGTACCTCTGAGAATCTCATAATATGCGACCCTGGAGAGGGTACATGGAAGACTTTGAAAAACAGGCGATAGAACAAGGTTATCAATGCATTGCAGGAGTGGACGAAGCAGGGCGAGGGCCATTAGCGGGGCCCGTCACAGCCGCTGCCATCGTGTTGCCGCAGGATCCAGATTTACCCGGTCTCGATGATTCCAAAAAACTGACTGAAGAACGTCGGGAATTTTTCTATGACAAACTGACACGGCTGACGGACCTCTGGTTCGTCGCAGTGGTGGATTCCCCCTGCATCGACGAAATCAATATATTGCAGGCAACGCGACTGGCCATGAAACAGGCTGTCGAAAAATTAAAGGTAATGCCGGATCTTGTATTGGTTGATGGAAATCAGAGAATTGACATACAACCCGACCAGCAAACTCTGGTAAAAGGTGACCAGCGTTGCCTATCCATTGCCGCTGCCTCTGTGCTGGCGAAAGTAACGCGGGATCGCCTGATGCACGATTACCACCGTCAATTTCCTGTTTATGGATTCGAGCAGCACAAGGGTTATGGAACGAAACTCCACCGCGACAGTATTCGCGAACACGGTCCCTGCGAAATTCATCGCAAGTCATTTAAAGGCGTGAAAGAATATCTGTGATGCCTGATTCAAAAATAACAGAACCGGATTCATTGTCCCGACTCAACAAGCGGTGGTGTCAAAACCCGGTGGATGCAAAGGCAGCCGCTTCGCTTGAGGAAGCGCTTCGAGTGTCTCGCACTCTCGCTCATTTGCTTGCCGGGCGCGGTCTTGCCGAAATCGAGGTGGCCCGGTTCTTCCTCGACGCTTCTCTCGATAATTTGCACGATCCCTTTTTAATGACCGGCATGCAGCAGGCGGCAGAACGGGTTTGCCAGGCCGTGAATGCCGGTGAGCAGATCACGGTGTTCGGCGACTACGATGTTGACGGGGTGACCTCCGCCGCGTTGATGGTGCATTTTTTCCGCGAGCTTGGCGCACCGATCGACTACTACCTGCCCGACCGTAAACAAGAAGGTTATGGGGTCAACAACGCCGCACTGAAAGAAATAAAAGACCGGGGTTCCGGATTGGTCATCACAGCAGACTGCGGGATCACAGCCGTAAAAGAAACTGAGTACGCTAATGGACTCGGACTCGATGTGATCATCACCGATCACCATCAGGTGGGGGATGAAGGTCTGCCTCCTGCCATCGCCGTGCTCAATCCGCATCAACCGGACTGCACCTATCCCTTTAAATTTTTGTCGGGTGTTGGCATCGTTTTCAAACTGGCCGCAGCGATCCGTCGGGCTCTCCACGAAAAAGGATGGGAAAAAGATCGCCTGCCGAATTTAAAGCAGCACCTCGATTTATTCACGCTCGGAACAATTGCCGATCTTGCACCACTCACCGGGGAAAACCACGTGCTCACCGTGCACGGACTCGAAGCCGTGCGCACCACGCAGAAACCGGGCCTCGTTGCGCTCAAGTCGGTTTCAGGGTGCAGCGGCAGGATCGACGCGTTCTCAATCGGTTTTGGTTTAGGCCCGCGTCTCAACGCGGCCGGGCGCATGGGCAAAGCGGATACCGGGTTCCACCTGCTGGTGGCGGACGATCTCAACGCCGCGATGGAGCAGGCGAAGGGTTTGGATGACATCAATACAAAGCGTAAGGAAACACAGGGCTGGGTGCTGAAAGAAGCGGAGTATCTTGTCGAGCGCGAAGTTGATCTTGAGCGCGATCGTGTGCTGGTGCTGGCTTCGGAAAATTTTCATCCCGGGGTCATCGGCATCGTCGCCTCCAAACTGGTCGATCAATACCATCGTCCGGTGGTGATGATCGCGATTGACGATAAAGGCATTGGCAAGGGCTCGGCCCGCAGTATCAAAACGTTCAACCTGCACCGTGCCTTCGGTGAATGTCAGGAACATGTCATCCAGTTCGGGGGGCATGCCTACGCTGCCGGACTCACCATTGAACAGGAGCGCATCGACAATTTTCGACAGGCGATCAATTCGGTTGGGCACCGGATTTTAAGTGAACACCATCTGATTCCCGAGATAAGTTGGGATATTGAGCTGGAACTGTCGCAGATTGATTGGAAGTTTTATAAAGAGGTTTCGAAGCTGGAACCGTTTGGACAACTCAATCCATCGCCAATATTTATTTCAAAGAGTGTGACGTTGAAGGATTTCAGGAAAATCGGTAAGGAAAAAAATCACGTTCGTTTTAAAGTCACGCAGGGCAAATCCAGGATTGAAGTGATCGGGTTTTTGATGGCGCACGCTTTCGCGGGATTAAAAGATGGCGACACGCTGGACATCGTCTACCAGCTGCACCGCAACGATTTCTCCGGCTCCGCCAAACTCGAACTCAAACTACTGGATTTTAGGGTCTAAGAAAGATTAGATAAGAGTTGTCTGGATTTTTAAAAACACGGTTTTTCTTTTAGGCAGGTTTGTTAGACAATTTTTTCGCATCACTTGTTGTATTGAGAATAGTTGTTTGTAGAGACCAATATAAATAATGTCACCCTGAGCTTGTCGAAGGGGGGCCTCCTTTATGTTTAATGAAACGTTACCATGTCTATATTTTAAGGTGCCGGGATGGCAGTTATTACACAGGCGTTACGAATGATTTGACTAAGCGGGTGTGGGAACATCAAAATGGCTTGATCAAAGAATGCTATACGCAGGGTCGAAGACCTGTAGAGTTGGTTTTTTCTGAAATGTTTGCAAATATTCATCATGCAATTGAGGTGGAAAAGAAAATTAAGGGATGGAACCGTCAAAAGAAAGAGGCCTTGATTGAAAGGCGGTTTGAAGATTTACCCTTTTTGGCGAAGAGTAAACCCAGGAAATAACGCTGCCGCCCTTCCCTTCGACTTCGCTCAGGACATGCTCTAGGCTCAGGGTGACAGCGAAAAGCTCAGAATGACAGGAGGGTGTTTTTTGGGTTTGATTGTCAGGAACCATTTTGGACAGAGATGTTTTTTAAAAAAGCACCAAAACTACCGCATGTCATTCTGAGGATCCCGGAGGGTGACGAAGAATCTCGCCTTTGTTTTTGACTTGGGGTTTTTGATGAAAGAATATTTTGTTTACATTCTGACCAATCCTTCCGGGACTCTTTACACGGGCGTTACCAATAGCCTTGAGCGAAGAATGGCTGAGCACAAATCGGGAATGTTGCCAGGTTTTGCGAGTCGATACTGCTTAGGCCGTTTGGTGTATTTTGAAAAAACGGATCAGGTGGAGTCCGCGATTAATCGAGAAAAACAAATCAAAGGTTGGAAACGAAAAAAGAAAATCGAATTGATTGAGTCGATGAATCCAAACTGGAAAGATTTGAGTAAGGCGTGATTATTTAAAAAGGGCAAAGGCGAGATTCTTCGCCTGCGGCTCAGAATGACATACGGTGAATTTGCTGTTTCAAAAATGACCTGAAATATCAAAATGGTTTGTAGCAGGCTTTTTCTTTAAGGGCCCCGCTCACCGACCCCTGTCTTAAAATACCAAAAATCCAAATCGGTCATTCTGAGCCGCAGGCGAAGAATCTCGCCTTTGTTTGTGCTTTTGCTTAGCCGTTTTTAGTGTTTACTGTCAAAATTATCTCTTGGCATTCTTGGGTTTTAAATGAGAGACGAAGCATAGAAAAAAATTTTGAAATTGTTTTTCAGGAAAACTTGTGGGGAGTAAAAAATGATTTGCGACGAAATTTATGAAGCCATAAACGATCCCGACGACGATGGGACTCGCGTCAATTATATTGCAGATGAATTCCGTGGCGAACGGGATGCAATTGAAATCCTCGAACTATTAAATTCAAGTGACTCTGAACTGATTTCAATAGGAGCGTGGATTCTTGATGAAATTTGCTTCGATAAATATAAAAAGAAAGGGGAAATTATTTTTCGATTGGTTGATCTATGTTCACACGAGGATAGCAACGTTCGATACAGCGTTCTTGGTGCTTTGTATGCTGTTTTTGAAGTAGATAAACAGTTTGCTCGAAAAATTTTAGGAAAAATGAGACTGGATGTTGATGAAGGTGTTCGTAACTCAGTCCAACTCATAACCGAAAAGCTTTCTTTGTATAAAGAGTAGGGCAAGAATGATTAGTTGGCCAAAACCATTCCGGCCAACTGATTGAGCTGCATAGAAACTACTCCACCCTCACAGCTTGTTTGGGTTCTAGTTGGGCAGCTATTCTTGCGGGATACAATCCGGCAAGGCCCGCGATCAGCCAGAAGATGAGCGTTGCGCCGATCAAAAAACCGTAAGGAAAAAATACCTGGATGGTCCAGCCGAAGGACTGTTTGTTGATCACAAAGATCAATAGATAAGACACGATCCCTCCTGCAATCAATCCCATCACGGACCCGATCAACCCGAGCAGTCCCGCCTCGATCATCACCATCTTTTTCACCTGTTCTTTAAAGGCTCCGATAAAACGCAAGATACCGATCTCGCGCCGACGTTCAATGATAAGGGAGATGAGTGTGTTGAACAGGCCGAGCATGGCGACCCCGGCCCCGATGATTTCGAGCGAGTAGGTGATGGCAAAGGTCTTGTCAAAAATATTGAGCACTTCTGTTTTCAACTCCGCGTTGGAACGTACCAGAATACGGTGATCGGTCCCCACTCGTTGCATAATTTCGGCCCGTACTTTTGATAACTCCGCAGGGTTGTCGAGGTAGACGACAAAGCTGTTGACGTTGGGGTCTCTGTAGTATTTTAAAAATGTAGTGCGGTCGATGATGACGTAACCGCGTTCCTGCGAGTAGTCATAATAGATGGCGACCACTTCCAGGTTGAGGGCTCCGTTGGGTGTGTTCAGCGGTATGGTGTCCCCTGGTTTGATATCGTGTTTGAGAGAAAACGCTTCCGAGACAATGGCGCGGTTGTGGTTGACGGTGAGTTTAGCCAGCGATTGTGTCGGCGGCCCTTCCTTGATGACAAGCTGACCATAACGTGACAGCGCGTTGAAATCACCTGATCCTAATATGGCCGGTTCGTCTTCATAACTGATATTGATAGCGCGGAACAGATCCACGGCCTTGACTCCAGGAGTCTCCCGCAAGGCCTCAACCTGTTTTAGGGGAAGCGTGTAATGGTAGTCGATGTTTTTCCCCGGCTGGGCACGGACGAACAGGTCGGCTTTTAATGTCTGCCCGATCCACACTTCAACCGTTTGCCGGAAACTGTGCACCATGATGCCCATGCTGATGACCATCATGAACGCGATGGCAAGTGACGAGACACAAATGGCGTTGCGCCCGACGTTTTGTGCGAGATTGCGACAGGCCAGCAGACCTTCCCCGCGAAACCAGTGTGTGCACAGGCCACGAGTGAGGTCGCGTGTCAACAAAAGGGCCGAGGGTGCGAACAATGATAATCCAAGAATTAAAAGCGCCACTGAAAGGAAACCGAAAAACGGGAAATTGCCAATGGGCGGTAGTTGTGAACTCAATCCGGCCAGTAAAAAAACCATCACGCCACTGCGTGTGAGTCGGCGGTTGCCCCGGAAAACTTTCAGGTCGTAGCTACCGCGGCGCATCACGATAGTCGGTGGAGTGAGGGCAGCTTCCCTGGCAGGAATAAGAGCCGAGGCCAGTGAAAGACCGAGTCCTAAAAGAAAATAGGGTCCGGTCTGGTTCCAATGGAAATCGATTTCGGAGGCATGAGTTGGCAGGTAAAGGTTATTGACCGTGATGTTTACCGCATCGAGTGAAAACTGGGCGAGACCGTAACCGAGGACGATCCCGATGGCCGAGCCTATGGCGCCGATGATCCCGGCTTCCAGAATAAAGATCAATGCGATCAATAGTGGAGTGGCCCCCATGGCGCGCAAGGCACCGATCTCCATGCGGCGTCGAACGACGGAAAGCGAAATCATGTTGTAGATCAGATAGAGACCCACCAGCAGCGCGACAAAGCTGAGGGCGGACAGGTTGTATTGAAAAGCCCGCAGCATTTTCTCGACCTGTCTGTTTTTCCGCTCTGGCCGGTCGATGCGTAAAAACTCCGGCAGTACTTCACGGATTTTTTCCTGCATGGCATCGAACTTCCCACCATTTTTAAACTCGACATCTATGCGGTCGAGCTTGCCGATTTTATCGAACAGGAGTTGCGCCCCGGCGATATCCATCAAGGCAAAGTTGCCATTCAAGGCTCTCGCTATACCGGTGTTATCAAGCACGGCGTTAACGTGCAGTTCTTTTTTATGCCCGTTGACCTGGAAGAAAATTTTCTGCCCCGGACTGTATTGCGTACCGGGAATGAATTTGCCGGGCAGGATGATGCTCTGTGGATCGAGGATGAGTGGCAACAGTCCCATCAGGTCGTTGGCCGTGGTCTTCATGGAAAAATCGCGTATCCCGGAATCCTGCAACAGGTCGGTGCCCAGAATTTCGACCACCTCACCCGTGGATTCTTCGACGCCATAACCTTCAATAACCGGGTAGGCCTTGATCCATTTTCTAAGCGGTAACAGTTTTTTGAAATGGGTTTCGTCAAACGGCATGCCTTCAGCGGTGATCACCGCATCAGCTTTGCCGAGAACGAGGTCGAGGCTCTGGCTGAAAGAAAGCAGGGTCTGATGGTTGGCGAGTTGAATGCTGAGAAAAACGGATACACCGATCGCGACCCCAAGTGTGGTGAGTCCGGTGCGAAATGGATCGCGCCATAAGGGTCTCAGGATGAGAGCCGTGAACAGATCAAAAAAATATTTTAACGAGCGCATGCGTTTCCGGAAACTTCAGAAAAAATAGTTTGGGTTTTGGTCATGAGTATCAGGTCGAAGCTTGGGTACTGTCGTTTACCAGACGACCGTCCTTGATTTCAAAATGCCGGTTGCCGTATTGGGCCGCTTCCGGATTGTGGGTGACCACCACCACGGTGGTATTAAAATCACGGCAGGCCTGTTGCAGCAATTCCAGAATGCGTTGACCGTTTTCAGAATCGAGATTGCCGGTCGGTTCATCGGCCAGGATCAGGTGCGGCTGATGCACGAAGGATCGAGCGATGGCGACGCGCTGCATTTCGCCTCCCGAAAGTTCTGCTGGAAAAGATTCAAGTCGGTGCCCCAGTCCAACATAGTCGAGCAGTGTCTGGATCCGCTTGATGGCTTTGCCCGGTGCGTGGCTGAGCAGGAGCGGCAGTTCAACATTCTCTCGTACTGTGAGAGTGGGCAGGAGATTGAAAAACTGGAACACGAAACCGATCTCTTTTCTGCGCAGTCGGGTCAATTCGTCATCGGACATCTGAGAGATCAGTTTGCCGTTCAGGGTGACCTCACCTTCGTCCGGCAGGTCGAGTCCGCCCATGCAATTGAGCAGGGTGGTTTTACCACCACCGCTCGGTCCCATAACGGTGACAAAATCACCCGCGTTCATTTCAAGGTTGATGTCCTTGAGAGCCGTGACGCGCACACTTCCGGCCTCATAAGACTTTGAGACGTTCCTGAGTTGGATAATAGGAGATTCCATGAGGCAGAAGTTTAACAATATTCCGTGTTGCAGGCATGCTTTTTCAAAGCAAGAATTGAGGGAAACGACATAAAGCTTTACCAGATATAGGGTTTGGGCGCAAAAGGGGTTTATTGTCAGCTTGTTATGTAAAAACCATTGATTGACAAAATACCATTTGTTGAATAAATTGTTTGCTTGGAATTTGAATGATTATCATGGGTTAATTGTTTCTAAAACGGGCAGTTACGAAACCTTTGACCTCCAAAAATTAAATTCTGCAAATAGGTTTTGCAGTCCGGGCTAAGCCTGAATGAAGGGGAGGATAGCGAACGTGAAAATAAAAATCGAGGCAGTGATAGTCGGGGCACTGTTATTTCTGGTGACAGCCGGAAATGCCCTGGCTCACGATGATGCCAAAATGACATTGAATCAACAAATCGGCCACGGCAATATCACAGCCGAAGGTCCTACAGGGTTGTTTCTCAATCCCACATCAAACCCATTGGCAGAAGGCGAACTGGTTGTCCAGTACTGTGCCGCTCTTCTGGAGGATGTCGAAAACAATAATTTTAACAGCCACAATGCCCTGATTGCCTACGGTATTAAAGACTGGCTGGAAGTCGGCGCCATCGGAAAGGTATTGGACGTCGATAAATTGGGCTCTGGTGGTGCCGCAGCAAGCGCGCCCTGTGGTCCTGGTACAGGCGGACCCGGAGGCCCGGGACCTGGTCCTGGTGGCCCTGGCGGAGCCAACACTCCCTGTCGCAGCGATGACTTTGGCGCAGGTGGACCTTTCGCCCGTATCAAGGTTCTCAACGAAGCCAAATGGATCCCGCAAATGGCGGTCGGTGGAATTTCAATTATCGGCGACGATGCACTGGAACAGCACACCCTGTTCTTCGCCTTGTCCAAAAACTTTTCACTGCGATCAATGGGCCTCCCAGTCGATTTCAAACTGAATGCAGGCGTGAAGAAGCTCTGGTTCGAGCAGTTGGCCGATGACCATGCAGGCTATTTTGGTGCTGAGGTTAAATTGCCCAAGCATGTTTATCTGGTGGGAGAAATCCAGCAGGAGACCCAGGGGTCAACGGCGGTTCCATGGTCTGCGGGTGTGCAGGTGCGTCATCCGGAGGGTTACGGATTCAGCCTTGCGGCACTTCAGCCGGGTGGCAGCAATAATGTTGGTATTTTTATCGGGGTGGGAATCAACTTCGAGTGATCGTCAAACGCCGAATTCGCGCATCAACGTTTCGGCGCGTTCGACATCGACTCGCGCCCCCAGCGTTCGGAACCGTTCCCGGGCCTGCCTGATTTTTTCCTGCGCCTGCTCATTCTCCCCTTCTTTCCATAATGCATGAGCCAGGTGCAGGAGTGTCCGGGCGGCTTCCTGTTCGCGTTTGAGGTGTTCGTACCGCTCGAGAGCTTTCAAAAGAAAAGCACGGGCCTCTTCCCCTCCCTGTTGCATCATGTGGACCCGTCCCAGGCCACGGCAGGCACCCGCGTGAGCCAGTGGATGATTGTCCTCTTTAAACTCTTCGATTACACGGTCAAACACTTCCCTCGCACAATTGAAATCATCGCAGGCCAGATAACTTTCCCCCAGGATCACCAGAGATTGTCCAAGCAGCAGGGCGTTACCCGTCGAGCCCAGGTTATTGATAGCCTCCTGGGCCCAATGCACCGCGTCGGTTCCCTCTTCCAGTTCAATGGCAGCAACGGCAAGGTTGATCTGCGCCAGAGTCACTCCTCGAACATTCCCGATTTCCTGAAACGCGGTCAATGCTTTCTGGTGATGCTCCCGGGTTAGTTTAAAGTCGCCGAGGCTCATTCCCAGATTGCCGAGGTTGATATGGGCACCGGCGACAAACTCGGTCATTCCAATCCGGTTCCAGATTTGGAGCGCTGATTCAAAATGGCGCTGGGCCTCACTGTAATGGCCTTCATCCCGACGGGCATTGCCCATCTGGTTGCTGGCATTGGCAAGATCAGACAAACTGGATGTCTGCCGAGCCGATGCGTAGGCTTGCGAGTAGAGTGCTACTGCCTGCTGGAACCTGCCTTGCGCGTGATGAATCTTGCCTTCAAACAGATCCGCCCTGATCGATGGCACGGTGTCGGTGGGGGGGATCATGGTTCGGTAACGTCCCAGGTATTCGAGTGCCTTCTCCATATTACTTTGCAGGTAATGCAGTTCTCCAAGGTCGTATAAAACGTTCATCTGAGTTTTGGGAGACCGGTCATCCTGCATACTGGCTTCCAGGGCCTGACTGAGCAGAGCCAGGGCAACATCCGCTTTTCCAAGCTTGAGGCTCACCGCTGCATGCAGGCGGTTGGCTTCTGCCTTGTCATGGCTACGCCGGGCGATGCGGTGCATGCCTTGCGCCATTTCTTCTGCCTCGGCATAGCGTCCGAGCCGAAGCAAAATTTCTGCAGAGCTTCCAAGCGCCAGTACCTTGATGTGCAGACCCTTTTCACGCCAGGTTTCAACTTTGGAGATCATTTCCTGGGCGCGGTTGTAACGGGTGAGGGCTTCCTCATTGAGAAACATGGCGGCGGCGCGGTCTCCGGCGCTGAGGTTGGCCTGTGCAGCCCCCTCCCATTGTTCTGCCCGTTCGTAGTGATGCGCCAGCAATTCCGAAGCAATGTTGAGATCACCACCGGCCGCATCCAGAAGAGATTCACCAATCTGTCCGTGCAACTCTTTACGATCCTTGATGAGCATGGTCTCGTAACTGGCTTCGCAAAGGAGGGGATGGTTGAAGGTCCACCGTGGTACCGAGACGTCCAGGCCCGAGACATCCTGGACCATTGACTTGCCCTCCAGTTGTGGCAGGAGGGAAGGCAAGGGAGGCCCTTGCCATTTGGGTTGTTCGCGCACCTTCTCGGCAATGTTCAGATTGAATTCATATCCTTGTACAGAGAATTGCTGAAGTAAATTCCGTTCCGGTGCTTCCAGCCGATCGAGTCGCGAAACCTGGGCGTTAAATAAAGAAGAGGGCAGGACAGCCGCTGTGGCATCGGGACAACAGTACCAGGTGCCATCATCATGAGTCTGGATAATTTCTTCCGTGACCAGGGCGCGCACAAGTTCTTCGAGAAACTGGGGAACGCCGCTTGCCCGGGTCACCAGGTTGGAACGCAACGCTTCAGACAACTCCGCTCCCCGGACCAGTCGGTCCAGCAGGGTGTGCGCCACTTCATCCGAAAACGGCATGAGCTCCAGCGTTTTGCGGTGCGGTCCCATTGAGGGTTCCCGCGTTGTCGCGACAATGGGCAAAGGCCAGTGCCCGGTTTTTTCAGCCAGGGAAGTGAAAAACTTTACAGACGCCTCGTCGGCAATTTCCCAGGAGTGCAATACCAGGATGATGTTGGGGTATTGCCTGCCGAACCTTTCCAGAAGGGCTGTGATACTTTGTTCCAGAATGCGGCGCAGTGTTTGTGGATCGCGGTCCGGTGGCGGAACCGAAAGTCGGCGCGGGGCGTACAGGTACCACAAGGCATCACCAAAGGTGGCCATGTCGATTCCGAGAGTCGGCTCAAGAGCTTCCAGTTGTTCGCGCTCGGTGGTCGGGATATGGATGCGTAACACTTTATGGACCAGGGCACGGACCATCAGCTGCACCAGTCCAAATGGCTGGCGCTGTGAGTTTGGTGTTGCGCTGAGAGGTACCTGTTGATGCCTGGGGAGGTGCCGCATGGCTTCCTCGACCAACCGGGTTTTACCGACACCGGCTTCGCCGGTCACCTCGATCCACTCCGGATCTCTTTCTCCAGCATTCAGCAGGTCGATCAGGTTTTGCAGTTCCTTTTCGCGCCCGATGAGTGGAGCGGAAATCGGGTCGCGGTCAATAGCATCCCGTTCCGTTATTTCTTTTTCGAGGATGCGTGCTTCAACCGGATGTTCCTTACCCTTGACCTTGATGAACTGGACCGGGCCGAACTGGAACTGGCTGCGGACCCGGCGGGCCACTTCACCCGAAACCTGAACGCTGCCGGGAGGGGCGTTCGATTCCATGCGCGAGGCCAGGTTGACTGTGTCACCCATCACCGAATAGTCTTTGCGAAACTCCGCTCCGATTTCGCCAGCAAGCACCAGGCCGCAATGGATTCCAATCCGCATCCTTAAATTAACGCCGGTT contains:
- a CDS encoding tetratricopeptide repeat protein, translated to MNCPKCGFESPPGFKFCGGCGHNFAEAGPASAEPTAAPAPAPPSPPPPVPVQTESKPPLVRNERRDVTVLFADVSGFTAMSEKLDPEEVHSIMNLVFEGLGLSIREEDGYIDKYIGDNVMALFGAPVAHEDDPQRACRAALGMQAFLAEFSEQHQARTGVNLRMRIGIHCGLVLAGEIGAEFRKDYSVMGDTVNLASRMESNAPPGSVQVSGEVARRVRSQFQFGPVQFIKVKGKEHPVEARILEKEITERDAIDRDPISAPLIGREKELQNLIDLLNAGERDPEWIEVTGEAGVGKTRLVEEAMRHLPRHQQVPLSATPNSQRQPFGLVQLMVRALVHKVLRIHIPTTEREQLEALEPTLGIDMATFGDALWYLYAPRRLSVPPPDRDPQTLRRILEQSITALLERFGRQYPNIILVLHSWEIADEASVKFFTSLAEKTGHWPLPIVATTREPSMGPHRKTLELMPFSDEVAHTLLDRLVRGAELSEALRSNLVTRASGVPQFLEELVRALVTEEIIQTHDDGTWYCCPDATAAVLPSSLFNAQVSRLDRLEAPERNLLQQFSVQGYEFNLNIAEKVREQPKWQGPPLPSLLPQLEGKSMVQDVSGLDVSVPRWTFNHPLLCEASYETMLIKDRKELHGQIGESLLDAAGGDLNIASELLAHHYERAEQWEGAAQANLSAGDRAAAMFLNEEALTRYNRAQEMISKVETWREKGLHIKVLALGSSAEILLRLGRYAEAEEMAQGMHRIARRSHDKAEANRLHAAVSLKLGKADVALALLSQALEASMQDDRSPKTQMNVLYDLGELHYLQSNMEKALEYLGRYRTMIPPTDTVPSIRADLFEGKIHHAQGRFQQAVALYSQAYASARQTSSLSDLANASNQMGNARRDEGHYSEAQRHFESALQIWNRIGMTEFVAGAHINLGNLGMSLGDFKLTREHHQKALTAFQEIGNVRGVTLAQINLAVAAIELEEGTDAVHWAQEAINNLGSTGNALLLGQSLVILGESYLACDDFNCAREVFDRVIEEFKEDNHPLAHAGACRGLGRVHMMQQGGEEARAFLLKALERYEHLKREQEAARTLLHLAHALWKEGENEQAQEKIRQARERFRTLGARVDVERAETLMREFGV